The stretch of DNA ATGAAGCAGAGGCTGACGATCTCGGCCTGCAGGAGCAGGCGGAACGCACTCCACCGTTCATCGACGACGAGCCACAGGTTCACCATGCCGGGCAGGGTGAGCACGGCGCCGATCACCCGGCCGGTCAGCCGCGTGATCGGCCACGCCCACGTCTCGAGGAAGAGGCCCGGGAATGCGTAGAGTGCGAGCCCGGCGAAGAGCGAGCAGGCACCGACCGCGATGAGCAGCGTGCGAACTCCGACGGGGATGCGCATGTCGACATCGTCGGCCCGTCCGTCGTCGCGACCCCAGTTGCGCAGTCCCGCGACGAGCACCAGCACGGGCGTCACGGCGTAGACGCAGGCCCAGGTGATGAACGAGATGTGGCCGTGGTGGAAGCGGTCGAAGTGCACGACGGTGGCGACGGCGAGCAGGGTGGCGAAGACGAGGACGGCGGGGAACCCGTACTTCACCCGGTGCCAGCCGCGCCCGCGGAGCACGACGAGGAAGTACCAGATGCCGCCGAGGTACGCCGACCCCAGCAGCATGGCGGTGAGCGGCGGGTCGATGGTCCACGCGAAGAGCGCCTCCGTCTCACCGGCGAAGACGTAGAGCAGGACGCTTGCGACGGCCAGGAACGGCAGAACGGCGAGCGCTACGAGCCGCGTGAGCAGGCGGATGTCGTCGTGCGTCGGGGTCTCATCCGTCGTGTTCGCCGCCGCGTTCATGCCCGCTGCGCTTCCGTCGCCGCCGGCTCGGACGGTGGGGGCGATCCGCGTCCGAGGGCGAGGTCGACGGCGTCGTCCGCCGTCATCCGCCGCCCCGCGCTTGAGGCGGCATCGAGGGCGTCGCCGCCACCGTTCTCCCGGATCCGATCGATCAGCACGGTGTGGAACATGAACTCGGCAGGGTTGAAGCTGCCGATCTGCTCGCGCAGCAGCTGGGCGGCGCCGAGCAGACGGCCTGCCCGGTCGATGTCGCCCGTCGCGGCGGCGAGCCCGACGAACGCCTCGAGGCCATAGGCCACGCCCTCCATGTGGTGGGAGCGCACCGAGAGCGCGAGGGCCTGCTCCATGGCGACGCGCGCCTCATCGATCCGTCCCGTCGTGAGCAGCACCCAGGAGCGGTGGTTGACGGCGATCGCGATGCCGAGATCGTCGCCGCCCGCCTCGGCGCACTGCTCCGCCTCCTCGAAGGCTCGATTGGCCTCGGCGATCTCGCCGCGGGCGATCTGCACCCTGCCGAGCGTGACGAGCGCCATCGCCTCGCCCCATTCGTCGCCGGAGCTGTGGAACAGGCTGATCCCGGTTCGCAGGATCTGCTCGGCCGCCAGCGGATCGGGCGGGGTCACCGCCAGCTTCGCGAGCGCCAGCGACACGAGGGCGAGCGCCTCATCGGCGGGCGCGCCCTCCCGGTGGAAGAGCTCGGCCGACTCGGTGAGCCCCGCCTCGATCCAGTCGGCCGGGCGCTGCCAGAAGCTGATCGCGCAACTGAAGTAAAGCGCGATCGCGCGCGTCAACGGTGAGATCGCCTCGGCGGCGAGCATGCGCTCCGCCCAGTCGCGCACCTCGCCGAGGTGCCCGGCGAGCCACCAGTAGCTGTACAGCGCCCACGCCAGGGTGGCGGCGCGGTCGGCGTCCCCGGTGTCGAGCAGGAAGAGCACCGCGGCGCGGAGATTGCCGTGCTCGGCGGCCAGCTCGTCGACGGCGTCGCGCTGGGTGACCCCCTCGAGCCGCGTCTCCATCGCGACGGCGTGGGCGAGGTAGTACGCGGCGTGCCGCGCCCGCACGGCGTCGACCGTCCCGTCCTCGCCGAGGCGCTCGAGCCCGAACTCGCGCACCGTGGACAGCAGCACGAAGTGGGTCCGGTCGCCGTCGTCGACCTGACGCAGCAGGCTCGCGTCGACGAGGGCGCCCAGCTGGGCGAGGACGGCGAGCCCAGCGTCGACGACCGCTTCGGCGGCGGCCAGCGAGAACGGTCCGGCGAACACGCCCAGCGTCTCGAGCGCCTGCCGCTCGGCGGGTTCGAGCAGGGCGACGCTCCAGGCGACGGTGCCGCGCAGTGTCCGCTGGCGCTCGGGCAGGTCGCGTCGTCCGCCGCCCTCGACGCCGAGTGGCGACGCCAGCCGCGACCTCAGCTCCCTCGGGGTCAGCAGGCGGGCCTGCGCGGCCGCCAACTCGATGGCGAGAGGCAGACCGTCGAGCGCACGGACGACGGCGTCGATCTCGCCCATCTCCGCGACTCCCGGTTCGAAGTCGGGTTTCACCGCGCGCGCCCGATCGATGAACAGAGCGACCGCGGGCGACATCGCCGCACCGTCGGGGCGGTCGAGCGCGAGGGGGTGGATCTCGACGTTGCGCTCCCCCGCCACGCGCAGCAGGGTCCGACTGGTGACGAGGACGCGCAGGCCAGGCAGCACCTGGAGCAGTTCCGAGATCGACGCGGCCGCGCCGAGGAGCTGCTCCAGGTTGTCGAGCACCAGAAGCATCCGACGACCGGACAGGGCGAGCACCAGCTTGTCGCGCAGCGGCAGATCGCCGGTGTTGCGGACACCGAGCGCGCCCGCCACGACACTGTCGACGAGGCCCGGATCGGTGACCGCACCGAGCGGCACGAACGCGACGCCGCCGGGGAACTCTGAGCGCAGCGTCCGGGCGACCTCGAGCGCGACCCGGGTCTTGCCGACCCCGCCCGGCCCGGTCAGCGTCACCAGGCGAGCGGGCCCCGTCAGCAGGTCGGCGACGGCGGCGATCTCGCGCTCCCGTCCGATCGTCTCGGTGAGCGGGGCCGGCAGCTCGGGAGCGGAGACGAGAGGCGCGTCGTCGGCGCTCACCTGGCGCAGGCGGCTCTCGTCGAACCTTTCCGCGAGAAGCACCGCCAGGTCGGCGGAGAGCAGCTGCGCCAACTCGTCGTCGCCCGAGAAGTACTTGAACGACGCGCGATCGTCGGAACGCACCCGATCGAGCAAGGCGACGAGGCGCGGCTCGCGCTCGGTCGTCTCCTTGACGTAGATCAGTCGCGGCATCTCCGCCGGCACCAGGTTGTACTCGTCCTCGAGCCCCGACACTTCCTCGCCGGGCGCTACCCACCCGTACTTCTGCCAGTAGATCCCGACGAAGACGTCGCTCTGCTCGAGGTAAGCCCGGTACAGGTCCCGCGGCGGATGCGGGCGCGCGCCCAGCTCGAACATCACGGGGGCGGCGCCCAGGCGTTCGAGCGCCGACCGGGCCGAACGGCGTTCCGCGGCGAGCTCTTTGAGCGTCGAACTGACGAAGACCCGCAACCGCCGATCGGGCGTGCGGATGGCGGTCGCCTGGTGCACGGACCGCCCGTCCATGGCACACAGTGTGGCCTCGTGGGAGCGCCGCGTCCACCGTCCGGGGGCAAAAAGGAGGGGCGTTCCGGGCGCGCCGTGCGAGGGAGTACGCTCCGGCTCATCGACGATCCGACCCTGGTCGATGGGAGGCTCCGATGACATCGGACGCCATGGCCGACACCCGAACGGTCATCATGTTCAGCAGCACCGACGACGCCGTGCGCCGCGCGGTGACGGCAGCGCTCGAGCGCCGGTACGGCGGCGAGTACACCGTGACTGCGCTGCCCGATCTCGACGCGGTCACCGGGGCGGTGGACGAGCTCGCCGACGCCGACGACGGGTCTCGGATCGGGTTGCTGATCGTCGCCGTCGAGGATGCCGACGGCGCGGCGGAGTCCGTGCTGCGGCACGCCCGCGACCGGTTCCCCGGGGTGCGTCGCGCGGTGCTCGTCCCCTGGGGCGGGTGGGCTGATCCGGTGTGGACGGAGCGGGTGCTGACGCTCACCGCGGCGGGGCATGCCGACTACTACCTCGTGCGCCCCACCAGCGAACCGGACGAGGGGTTCCACCGATCCGTCACGGAACTGCTGCAGGAGAGCGCGCGAGCCGACGGGACCGTCTCGAGGACGACCGTCATCGGCGATGACCATGTGCCGCGGACCCACGAGCTGGCCGCACTCGTCGCCGGTGTCGGCGCCCGCCCCAAGGCGGTCTCCCCGTCGTCAGAGGAAGCGGCCGCGCTGCTGCAGGCGGCCGGCACCGCCTACGCGGGCGCCCCGCTCGTCGGGCTGGTGGACGGCCGGCTGCTCGACGACCCGAGCGACGCGGAGCTGATGGACGCGTTCGGCCTCTCGACCCGGCTGCCGGAATGGGACGTCGCCGACGTCGCGATCGTCGGGGCGGGGCCGGCCGGGCTCGCCGCCGCGGTGTACGCCGCCTCCGAGGGGCTTCGCACCGTCGTGATCGAGAGCGGTAGCCTCGGCGGGCAGGCCGGTACGAGTTCCCGCATCCGCAACTACCTCGGCTTCCCCCACGGCGTCTCCGGCGCGGAACTGGCCCAGCGCGCCTACCAGCAGGCGTGGATGTTCGGCGCCCGCTTCGCCCTGGCGCGGCGCGCGTCGGCGCTGACGTGGGAGTCGGACTTCCTCGTCTCAGACCAGACCGGCGACGGGGTGCGCGCCCGCGCCGTCGTGATCGCGTCAGGGGTGACGTACCGGCGGCTCGAGCTCGGCGCCTTGGCTCCGTTCGTCGGCAGCTCGATCTTCTACGGCGCCTCCGCATCGGAGGCGGAACGGCAGGCGGGGAAGTGCGTCCACGTGATCGGCGGCGGCAACTCCGCGGGACAGGCCGCCCTGCACCTGGCGCGGTACGCCCGCCAGGTCACCCTCATCGTCCGCGGCGAGCGTCTCGCCGACAGCATGTCCGCGTATCTCGTCGACGAACTCGCGGCGGCCGGCGTGCATGTCGTCACCCGGGCGCGCGTCGTCGGAGGCGGCGCCGGATCGCGGGAAGGCGGACTCGATCACATCGTCATCGGCCACCGGGTCACCGGTGAGCGGGCCACCGTGCCGAGCGACGCGGTGTTCATCACGATCGGGGCGGCACCGCACACCGGCTGGCTGCCCGACGAGGTGCGCCGTGACCGGTGGGGCTCGGTGATGACGGGCATCGACGCGCTCCGCTCCGCGGGCGACGAGTGGGATCTCCCCCGCGATCCGACGCCGTACGAGTCGAGCGTGCCCGGGGTCTTCGCCGTCGGCGACGTGCGCCGCGGTTCCGTGAAGCGGGTCGCCTCCGCGGTCGGCGAGGGCTCGGTCGTGATCTCGTCGGTGCACGCCTACCTCGCGGAACGCCGCTCCCCGGCCCCCGACCTCGCCCCGGTGTGACGGGAGTCGGCGCTGCGCTCTCGATGCGGCGCTGGCGCGCCTACTCGACGACCGGGTCGGGACTCGTGTTCTTCGTATCGCTGCGCTTAACGAGCGGGGTGCGCACACCGGTCGTCGAGTAAGCGGAGCGCACCGAGACGGGTCGAGTAAGCGAAGCGCACCGAGACCACAGCGCTG from Herbiconiux sp. L3-i23 encodes:
- a CDS encoding DUF4062 domain-containing protein is translated as MDGRSVHQATAIRTPDRRLRVFVSSTLKELAAERRSARSALERLGAAPVMFELGARPHPPRDLYRAYLEQSDVFVGIYWQKYGWVAPGEEVSGLEDEYNLVPAEMPRLIYVKETTEREPRLVALLDRVRSDDRASFKYFSGDDELAQLLSADLAVLLAERFDESRLRQVSADDAPLVSAPELPAPLTETIGREREIAAVADLLTGPARLVTLTGPGGVGKTRVALEVARTLRSEFPGGVAFVPLGAVTDPGLVDSVVAGALGVRNTGDLPLRDKLVLALSGRRMLLVLDNLEQLLGAAASISELLQVLPGLRVLVTSRTLLRVAGERNVEIHPLALDRPDGAAMSPAVALFIDRARAVKPDFEPGVAEMGEIDAVVRALDGLPLAIELAAAQARLLTPRELRSRLASPLGVEGGGRRDLPERQRTLRGTVAWSVALLEPAERQALETLGVFAGPFSLAAAEAVVDAGLAVLAQLGALVDASLLRQVDDGDRTHFVLLSTVREFGLERLGEDGTVDAVRARHAAYYLAHAVAMETRLEGVTQRDAVDELAAEHGNLRAAVLFLLDTGDADRAATLAWALYSYWWLAGHLGEVRDWAERMLAAEAISPLTRAIALYFSCAISFWQRPADWIEAGLTESAELFHREGAPADEALALVSLALAKLAVTPPDPLAAEQILRTGISLFHSSGDEWGEAMALVTLGRVQIARGEIAEANRAFEEAEQCAEAGGDDLGIAIAVNHRSWVLLTTGRIDEARVAMEQALALSVRSHHMEGVAYGLEAFVGLAAATGDIDRAGRLLGAAQLLREQIGSFNPAEFMFHTVLIDRIRENGGGDALDAASSAGRRMTADDAVDLALGRGSPPPSEPAATEAQRA
- a CDS encoding FAD-dependent oxidoreductase, with protein sequence MTSDAMADTRTVIMFSSTDDAVRRAVTAALERRYGGEYTVTALPDLDAVTGAVDELADADDGSRIGLLIVAVEDADGAAESVLRHARDRFPGVRRAVLVPWGGWADPVWTERVLTLTAAGHADYYLVRPTSEPDEGFHRSVTELLQESARADGTVSRTTVIGDDHVPRTHELAALVAGVGARPKAVSPSSEEAAALLQAAGTAYAGAPLVGLVDGRLLDDPSDAELMDAFGLSTRLPEWDVADVAIVGAGPAGLAAAVYAASEGLRTVVIESGSLGGQAGTSSRIRNYLGFPHGVSGAELAQRAYQQAWMFGARFALARRASALTWESDFLVSDQTGDGVRARAVVIASGVTYRRLELGALAPFVGSSIFYGASASEAERQAGKCVHVIGGGNSAGQAALHLARYARQVTLIVRGERLADSMSAYLVDELAAAGVHVVTRARVVGGGAGSREGGLDHIVIGHRVTGERATVPSDAVFITIGAAPHTGWLPDEVRRDRWGSVMTGIDALRSAGDEWDLPRDPTPYESSVPGVFAVGDVRRGSVKRVASAVGEGSVVISSVHAYLAERRSPAPDLAPV